A DNA window from Amycolatopsis sp. DSM 110486 contains the following coding sequences:
- a CDS encoding LysE family translocator: MNTAATLGTVLLVYAPAAVTPGPNFVLIAHTAAAGSRRAAVAVAAGVVVAGGLLAAVAVFGLGALLAATPWLATALRIVCGLYLAWLGIRLWSKARAPDQEPLPERRSAFGQGMLSNVTNPKAAVFFGSVLTATLPPTEPTATKVAAIALIVLASATWHLSVALLFSSPATQRWYDRARPVLNRVVGAVLVVLGVALAVTG; this comes from the coding sequence GTGAATACCGCAGCGACTCTCGGCACGGTGCTGCTCGTCTACGCGCCCGCGGCGGTGACGCCAGGGCCGAACTTCGTGCTCATCGCGCACACCGCGGCGGCCGGGTCGCGCAGGGCGGCGGTGGCCGTGGCGGCCGGGGTGGTGGTAGCGGGTGGGCTGCTGGCGGCGGTCGCCGTGTTCGGGCTGGGGGCGTTGCTCGCGGCGACGCCGTGGCTGGCGACCGCGTTGCGGATCGTCTGCGGGCTCTACCTGGCGTGGCTGGGGATCAGGCTCTGGTCGAAAGCACGAGCACCCGACCAAGAGCCGCTGCCGGAGCGCAGGAGTGCGTTCGGGCAGGGGATGCTGAGCAACGTCACCAACCCCAAGGCCGCCGTGTTCTTCGGGAGCGTGCTGACGGCCACGCTGCCGCCGACGGAGCCCACGGCGACGAAGGTGGCGGCGATCGCGCTCATCGTCCTGGCGTCGGCGACGTGGCACCTGTCCGTGGCGCTGCTGTTCTCCTCCCCCGCCACGCAACGCTGGTACGACCGGGCGCGGCCGGTGCTCAACCGGGTCGTCGGGGCGGTGCTTGTCGTGCTCGGCGTCGCGTTGGCCGTGACCGGCTGA